The following proteins are co-located in the Solanum pennellii chromosome 1, SPENNV200 genome:
- the LOC107010848 gene encoding leucine-rich repeat extensin-like protein 6 produces the protein MGVMLAFSILIITMMITGIQNEANLVNANETTWAGSKYQIECTMCAACDNPCATPSPPPPQPPSPPPPPSTSYNCPPPPSPPSSGGNYYYSPPPPPPSSSGGGGGGNYYYSPPPPYQNYPSGPTPPPPNPIVPYFPFYFYNPPPPSQSAAIKLTDFSPKSSIFFTVFIALLIFH, from the coding sequence atgggAGTGATGTTAGCTTTTTCGATCCTCATAATCACGATGATGATAACGGGTATACAAAATGAGGCTAATTTGGTAAATGCCAATGAAACGACTTGGGCAGGTTCAAAGTATCAGATTGAATGTACAATGTGTGCCGCATGTGACAACCCTTGCGCCACCCCATCTCCACCGCCACCTCAGCCGCCGTCGCCTCCTCCACCGCCTTCTACCTCTTATAATTGTCCTCCCCCACCCTCGCCCCCTAGTTCAGGGGGAAATTACTACTACTCTCCACCGCCACCACCGCCTTCCTCCTCTGGCGGCGGCGGCGGCGGTAATTACTACTATTCACCACCTCCACCTTACCAAAATTACCCTTCTGGACCTACTCCTCCACCTCCGAATCCAATTGTTCCCTATTTTCCATTCTACTTTTACAATCCTCCACCGCCTTCACAGTCTGCTGCTATTAAGCTCACTGATTTTTCACCCAAATCTTCTATTTTCTTTACGGTGTTCATTGCCTTGTTGATTTTCCATTGA
- the LOC107023877 gene encoding pectinesterase inhibitor 10-like → MINDGDQWVSEANQAPLELEFVPHVTESGVGKESFNETSNPNNQPPASTFPSIPTTGPSETSSTPFEAQSSTMPPPSPSIVSPSSTVPSPYPSTVPPSSTVPSPSTYIVPPPSYISVNEKGPDIEYDETNNGIRESLVGKLEGDEPYYLSEEVPRFEIDDETGWEDGEEVDQVVHKPVRRKKNPNRVVFNTTAEKIV, encoded by the exons ATGATAAATGATGGGGATCAGTGGGTTAGTGAAGCTAATCAGGCCCCACTTGAATTAGAGTTTGTCCCCCATGTGACTGAAAGTGGGGTAGGTAAGGAATCTTTTAATGAGACTTCTAACCCTAATAATCAGCCTCCTGCTTCTACTTTTCCTTCCATCCCTACAACTGGTCCTTCTGAAACTTCCAGCACTCCATTTGAAGCTCAGTCTTCTACCATGCCTCCACCATCTCCTTCTATTGTGTCTCCTTCTTCTACTGTGCCTTCACCATATCCTTCTACTGTGCCTCCTTCTTCCACTGTGCCTTCCCCATCTACTTATATTGTGCCTCCTCCTTCCTAT ATTAGTGTTAATGAGAAAGGTCCAGATATAGAGTATGATGAGACAAATAATGGTATTAGGGAAAGCTTAGTTGGTAAGCTAGAAGGTGATGAACCTTATTATCTAAGTGAAGAAGTTCCTAGATTTGAAATAGATGATGAAACAGGTTGGGAAGATGGTGAAGAGGTTGATCAAGTAGTGCATAAACCTGTTAGGAGGAAGAAAAACCCAAATAGAGTTGTGTTTAATACAACTGCTGAAAAAATTGTATAG
- the LOC107006228 gene encoding COBRA-like protein 7: MALTTTFFSLFLLIITVAGQTTPVAEAPAPAADDCNGIFLQYVFNSGSKIKPTLKTRQPYKFQSILSITNNGLEELKLWRVFVGFQHDEILVSASNALLADGESFPALVGNGTVFAGFPAADLKTAVETAGDTTQTSVQIKIVGTQFGVGSPNVPMPSNISLENDGFICPKPSMQGKSVMQVCCIKDENFKTNLTLGEKFSPRQDGDLTIMYDILRTYDSNYWAQVTIANHNPLGRLDNWKLSWDWMKDEFIWEMKGAYPSVVDTSECVFGPQAKFYQNLDFSTGLNCQRRPTLIDLPLEKTNDTKLGMIPFCCRNGTILPPAMDPSKSVSAFQMNVFKMPPDLNRSSFTPPQNWKIEGRLNPDYKCGPPVRVSPTQVPDPSGLLPATSVFASWQVVCNITQPKGASPRCCVSFSAFYNESIIPCPTCACGCPSNTARTCSTKAPALLLPSQALLVPFDNRTKMSLAWAEINHLPVSNPLPCGDNCGVSINWHLFTDYRGGWSARITIFNWEDAAFADWFTAVELDKAAAGFDAVYSFNGTMLDGVNNTIFMQGLPGLNYIVAEADGANPAKDPRVPGKQQSVISFTKKNIPNINVAAGDGFPTKLYFNGEECSLPKLLPTSSSSRISSFTVTTSILAAVVVFMLVRQ, translated from the exons ATGGCACTCACCACaacatttttctctctctttctcctAATCATCACCGTCGCCGGACAAACAACTCCGGTGGCTGAAGCTCCGGCACCGGCAGCCGATGACTGTAACGGTATATTCTTGCAGTATGTGTTTAATTCCGGATCTAAAATCAAACCCACTTTGAAAACTCGTCAACCCTACAAGTTTCAGTCTATTCTCAGTATTACTAACAACGGACTTGAGGAACTTAAGTTATGGAGGGTTTTTGTTGGGTTTCAACATGATGAGATTTTGGTTTCTGCTTCTAATGCTCTGCTTGCTGATGGGGAATCATTTCCTGCTTTAGTTGGTAATGGTACTGTTTTTGCTGGATTTCCGGCTGCCGATCTTAAGACTGCTGTGGAAACTGCTGGAGATACTACACAGACGAGTgttcaaatcaaaattgtgGGTACCCAGTTTGGAGTTGGCTCTCCTAATGTACCTATGCCCTCCAATATCTCTTTGGAAAATGATGGGTTTATTTGCCCTAAACCCTCTATGCAAG GAAAGAGTGTTATGCAAGTATGCTGTATTAAAGacgaaaatttcaaaacaaatttGACGTTGGGTGAGAAATTTAGTCCACGCCAAGATGGGGATCTTACAATTATGTATGATATCCTAAGAACATATGATTCAAATTACTGGGCTCAGGTTACCATTGCAAACCATAATCCCCTTGGTCGCCTTGATAACTGGAAACTAAGTTGGGACTGGATGAAGGATGAGTTTATTTGGGAAATGAAAGGCGCATATCCCTCTGTTGTTGATACTTCTGAGTGTGTTTTTGGGCCACAGgcaaaattttatcaaaaccTTGACTTTTCCACTGGTTTGAACTGTCAGAGAAGGCCGACACTAATTGATCTGCCGCTGGAGAAGACCAATGATACAAAGTTGGGAATGATACCTTTTTGTTGTCGGAATGGGACAATCTTGCCACCTGCTATGGACCCAAGCAAGTCTGTTTCAGCATTCCAGATGAATGTCTTTAAAATGCCTCCAGATCTTAATCGCTCCTCGTTCACTCCTCCACAGAATTGGAAGATTGAAGGCAGACTGAATCCAGATTATAAGTGTGGACCTCCAGTCCGTGTAAGCCCCACCCAAGTCCCTGATCCTAGTGGATTGTTACCTGCTACATCAGTATTTGCTAGCTGGCAAGTTGTATGCAACATCACCCAACCAAAAGGAGCTAGCCCCAGATGCTGTGTTTCTTTCTCTGCTTTCTACAATGAATCTATCATTCCTTGTCCAACATGCGCCTGTGGTTGTCCTTCCAATACTGCTCGTACATGTAGCACGAAAGCCCCAGCTCTTCTCCTCCCATCTCAGGCTCTTCTGGTTCCATTTGACAATAGAACCAAGATGTCCCTTGCCTGGGCTGAAATTAATCATCTTCCAGTTTCAAACCCATTGCCATGTGGAGATAACTGTGGTGTAAGCATCAACTGGCATTTGTTCACAGACTATAGGGGTGGATGGTCTGCCAGGATCACCATCTTCAACTGGGAGGACGCTGCTTTTGCTGATTGGTTCACTGCGGTGGAATTGGACAAAGCAGCGGCTGGTTTTGACGCAGTGTATTCATTCAATGGAACTATGTTAGATGGGGTTAATAATACCATATTCATGCAGGGCCTTCCAGGCTTGAACTATATTGTAGCAGAAGCAGATGGAGCTAATCCAGCGAAAGATCCCCGAGTACCTGGGAAACAACAATCAGTAATCTCATTCACAAAGAAGAATATCCCAAACATCAACGTTGCTGCTGGTGATGGGTTTCCAACAAAATTATACTTCAATGGAGAAGAGTGCTCATTGCCAAAGCTACTCCCAACAAGCAGTTCATCTAGAATATCTTCATTCACTGTCACTACTTCCATTCTTGCAGCAGTTGTGGTTTTTATGTTGGTGCGACAATAG
- the LOC107006224 gene encoding two-component response regulator ARR2: protein MNIGSGSVLSSTGSWKSGDVVSDQFPVGLRVLVVDDDPTCLKILEKMLKNCHYEVTKCNRAEVALSYLRENKNGFDIVISDVHMPDMDGFKLLEHIGLEMDLPVIMMSADDSKDVVMKGVTHGAYDYLIKPVRIEALKNIWQHVVRKKKHEWRDNNFDQSGSVEEGDRQQKQSEDVDYSSSANEGNWKNSKKRKEEDDEGEERDDTSSLKKPRVVWSVELHQQFVQAVHQLGIDKAVPKKILELMNVPGLTRENVASHLQKYRLYLRRLSGVSQHQNGLNNSFMGRSDATFGTISSLNGLDLQAIAAAGQIPAQSLATLQAAALGRSASKSAISMPLVDQRNLFSFENSQVRFPEGQQQLNNSNKQIDLLHGIPTTMEPKQLANLHHPSQSFMGMNMQVNNSMAQHNNSVIMRMSQSQPRAQMLSGANNGSQVSRLPLSMQQSLSSEGLPGAVLAQSRIIDNARASAYNPVSQASSMVDFSVNQSKELQNYNFSLGSNSAGMSTLTNRGMLQEEVNSDIKGSRGFPSNYDIFNDLHQQPKPQNWGLQNVGSSFDSSHHPSIQGSQGVPSQFLLQQGISSTHNNGQNRNGPIGKPMYTNGEESGHTNLMGGPQLNSVSRNMLAVKAERFLDADYQSTNFPEQFGQDDLMSAFLKQQGSVGPVETEFGFDGYTLDNLPV from the exons atgaatattggTAGTGGGTCTGTTCTCAGTTCTACTGGTTCTTGGAAGTCCGGTGATGTAGTTTCCGATCAGTTTCCGGTGGGACTCCGGGTACTTGTAGTTGATGATGACCCTACTTGTTTAAAGATCTTGGAGAAGATGCTCAAGAACTGTCACTATGAAg TCACCAAGTGTAATAGGGCTGAGGTTGCACTATCATATCTCCGGGAAAATAAGAATGGTTTTGACATTGTTATAAGTGATGTACACATGCCAGACATGGATGGTTTCAAACTTCTTGAGCACATTGGTCTAGAGATGGACTTGCCTGTTATAA TGATGTCTGCTGATGATAGTAAGGATGTAGTTATGAAAGGAGTTACTCATGGTGCATATGATTATTTGATCAAACCGGTGCGGATTGAGGCACTTAAGAATATTTGGCAGCATGTTGTTCGTAAGAAGAAACATGAGTGGAGGGACAATAATTTTGATCAATCAGGAAGTGTGGAAGAGGGAGATCGGCAGCAGAAACAATCGGAGGATGTTGATTACTCGTCTTCAGCTAATGAAGGAAACTGGAAAAACTCCAAGAAAAGAAAGGAAGAGGATGATGAAGGTGAAGAAAGGGATGATACATCTTCGCTGAAGAAGCCACGTGTCGTTTGGTCTGTGGAGCTTCATCAACAATTTGTACAAGCTGTGCATCAACTTGGAATTGACA AGGCTGTTCCCAAGAAAATCTTGGAACTGATGAATGTTCCTGGACTAACCAGAGAAAATGTTGCTAGCCACCTTCAG AAATATCGGTTGTATCTCAGAAGGTTGAGTGGTGTATCACAGCACCAGAATGGACTGAACAACTCTTTCATGGGACGCTCAGATGCAACCTTCGGAACAATATCTTCCCTCAATGGGCTTGATCTTCAAGCTATTGCTGCTGCTGGTCAAATCCCTGCACAAAGTCTTGCTACCCTACAAGCAGCGGCCCTTGGTAGATCTGCTTCAAAATCTGCCATATCTATGCCCCTAGTTGATCAAAGAAACCTTTTCAGCTTCGAAAATTCGCAGGTGAGATTTCCAGAAGGGCAACAACAACTGAATAATAGCAATAAGCAAATCGACTTGCTGCATGGAATTCCAACCACCATGGAACCGAAGCAGCTTGCGAATTTGCACCACCCTTCCCAGTCCTTTATGGGTATGAATATGCAAGTGAACAACTCCATGGCACAACATAATAATTCTGTGATTATGCGAATGTCCCAATCACAACCTAGGGCTCAAATGCTAAGTGGAGCTAATAATGGCAGTCAAGTTTCGAGGCTTCCATTGTCCATGCAGCAATCTTTGTCATCAGAAGGGTTACCTGGTGCGGTCCTAGCACAGAGTCGTATTATTGACAATGCACGAGCGAGTGCTTACAATCCCGTCTCCCAAGCATCTTCGATGGTAGATTTCTCAGTAAATCAAAGCAAGGAGTTGCAAAACTACAACTTTTCTCTTGGGAGTAATAGTGCAGGGATGTCCACTTTGACTAACCGAGGGATGCTTCAGGAAGAGGTGAATTCTGATATCAAAGGATCTAGAGGTTTCCCTTctaattatgatattttcaaCGATCTCCATCAGCAGCCAAAACCGCAGAACTGGGGTTTACAGAATGTTGGTTCATCCTTTGACTCATCTCATCACCCAAGTATACAAGGTAGTCAGGGTGTCCCATCACAATTTTTACTGCAACAGGGGATTTCTTCAACACACAACAATGGACAAAATAGAAATGGTCCTATTGGGAAACCAATGTACACCAATGGTGAAGAAAGTGGACATACTAATCTTATGGGTGGACCACAACTTAACTCTGTCAGTAGGAATATGCTTGCTGTTAAAGCTGAAAGATTTCTCGACGCAGACTATCAGAGTACCAATTTCCCAGAGCAATTTGGACAGGATGACCTCATGAGTGCCTTCCTAAAGCAG CAAGGAAGTGTTGGACCAGTTGAAACTGAATTTGGCTTTGATGGATACACATTGGATAATCTCCCAGTTTAA